The following are from one region of the Quercus robur chromosome 1, dhQueRobu3.1, whole genome shotgun sequence genome:
- the LOC126732813 gene encoding laccase-17-like, which yields MGVALISSPAFPSVFLFSLITVCLIPELTLAAGITRHYRFDIKLKNVTRLCHTKSIITVNGQFPGPRIVAREGDHLLIKVVNHVQNNISIHWHGIRQLQTGWADGPAYVTQCPIQIGHSYVYNFTIVGQRGTLFWHAHISWLRSTIYGPLIILPKRGVPYPFTKPCNEVPIIFGEWWNADPEAVITQTLQTGGGPNVSDAYTINGFPGPLYNCSAKDTFKLKVKPRKTYLLRFINAALNDELFFSIANHTLTVVEADAVYVKPFETNTLLIAPGQTTNVLLKTKPNFPNATFFMTARPYVTGLGTFDNSTVAGILEYEFSSKTKSLSSNISIKKLPLFKPVLPPLNDTSFATNFSNKLRSLASAQFPANVPQKVDKRFFFTIGLGTNPCDQNNQTCQGPNGTRFAASINNISFAVPTTALLQAHFFGQSNGVYNPNFPISPLIPFNYTGNPPNNTMVSNGTKLVVLTFNTSVELVLQDTSILGAESHPLHLHGFNFFVVGQGFGNFDQNKDPENFNLVDPVERNTVGVPSGGWVAIRFLADNPGVWFMHCHLEIHTSWGLKMAWLVLDGKLPNQKLLPPPADLPKC from the exons atgggtGTGGCTCTTATTTCCTCTCCAGCATTTCCCAGCGTCTTTCTATTCTCATTGATTACAGTGTGTCTCATTCCTGAGCTCACACTGGCTGCAGGCATTACCAGGCACTACAGGTTTGAT atcaaattaaaaaatgtcacacgaCTGTGCCACACAAAGAGCATTATTACTGTAAATGGGCAGTTTCCTGGGCCTCGCATTGTAGCTAGGGAGGGTGATCACCTTCTTATCAAAGTGGTTAACCATGTCCAGAACAACATCTCCATCCATTG GCATGGAATTCGACAGCTTCAAACAGGGTGGGCTGATGGACCAGCATATGTGACTCAATGTCCCATACAAATTGGCCACAGTTATGTGTACAACTTCACCATTGTTGGCCAGAGAGGCACTCTTTTTTGGCATGCCCACATTTCATGGCTAAGATCAACTATCTATGGTCCTCTAATCATTCTTCCCAAGCGTGGTGTTCCTTATCCATTCACGAAACCCTGTAATGAAGTTCCCATTATCTTTG GAGAGTGGTGGAATGCAGATCCTGAAGCAGTCATTACCCAAACTCTGCAAACAGGAGGTGGCCCTAATGTCTCTGATGCATATACCATCAATGGATTTCCAGGGCCACTATATAACTGCTCAGCCAAAG ACACATTCAAGCTAAAGGTGAAGCCTAGGAAGACTTACCTTCTTCGGTTCATCAACGCAGCACTCAATGACGAGCTATTTTTCAGCATTGCAAACCACACCCTCACAGTTGTTGAAGCAGATGCCGTTTATGTTAAACCTTTCGAGACCAACACGCTTCTCATAGCCCCAGGACAAACCACAAATGTTCTTCTTAAGACCAAACCCAATTTCCCAAATGCCACATTCTTCATGACTGCTAGACCATATGTGACTGGCCTAGGCACTTTTGACAATTCTACTGTTGCAGGTATCTTAGAATatgaattttcatccaaaacaaAAAGCCTCTCATCAAACATTTCCATCAAAAAGCTTCCACTCTTCAAACCAGTTCTCCCTCCTCTCAATGACACTTCCTTTGCTACAAATTTCTCAAACAAACTTCGTAGCTTAGCAAGTGCTCAATTCCCTGCTAATGTCCCACAAAAAGTTGACAAGCGCTTTTTCTTCACAATAGGCCTTGGAACAAACCCTTGTGATCAGAATAACCAAACCTGCCAAGGTCCTAATGGAACAAGGTTTGCAGCTTCTATCAATAACATATCTTTTGCAGTACCAACCACAGCTCTTCTACAAGCCCATTTCTTTGGTCAATCAAATGGAGTTTACAACCCCAACTTTCCTATCAGTCCCTTAATTCCCTTTAACTATACTGGCAACCCTCCAAACAACACTATGGTGAGCAATGGGACAAAGCTAGTGGTTCTGACTTTTAACACTAGTGTAGAGCTTGTCTTGCAGGACACAAGCATTCTTGGCGCTGAGAGCCACCCTCTACATCTGCATGGCTTTAATTTCTTCGTTGTTGGGCAAGGTTTTGGGAACTTTGATCAGAATAAAGACCCAGAAAACTTCAATCTTGTTGACCCAGTTGAAAGAAACACCGTGGGTGTGCCTTCAGGGGGTTGGGTTGCTATCAGGTTTTTAGCAGATAACCCAG GAGTATGGTTCATGCATTGCCACCTGGAGATCCACACAAGCTGGGGTTTAAAGATGGCTTGGCTAGTCTTAGATGGAAAGCTCCCAAATCAAAAGCTGCTTCCTCCACCAGCAGATCTTCCTAAGTGTTGA